A genomic segment from Vicia villosa cultivar HV-30 ecotype Madison, WI unplaced genomic scaffold, Vvil1.0 ctg.001323F_1_1, whole genome shotgun sequence encodes:
- the LOC131634620 gene encoding F-box protein SKP2B-like, translating to MKTCLKYEAEFHLSDDYWEHVFTFLINRSDGNTQDNNKFHFKSLSLVSKRFLSITNTLLLSLTISSLLLSLPTTLLHRFSNLNSLNLSFTVRLIPITSHFIHSLLPLKALTSLTLSRWTLSDNFLYAIAREALPLRRFVLQNCTGYTYHGIYSFLSKCQTIRHLGLLQDYFLNNHHIADLSLILPGLVSINLSRCWNLTESALFALISNCRSLSEITMECINFQNSHSWMDFDVIPQLKSLCLAYSWLINDEAVIMFASVLPNLQLLDLSYCYCISENGVIKVIERCTELKKIDLRYCKEVDADAIVLRTYIGQDPLELTGFRDPGCDWGFEEGLIHRYETNLTSNPKVYADIEIVSAHRGKPKILEPADLNIYEAKQRIKTSRCQLRTKNTQTCKSMSNHHREHTTPDLKKPKVDPPGVIIDETKPEQERQKPANPYKKKGGT from the exons ATGAAAACTTGTTTAAAATATGAAGCTGAATTTCATTTAAGTGATGATTATTGGGAGCATGTATTCACATTCCTCATCAACCGCAGCGACGGCAACACTCAAGACAACAACAAATTCCACTTTAAATCTCTATCCCTCGTTTCAAAACGCTTCCTCTCCATCACCAACACTCTCTTACTTTCTCTCACTATTTCTAGTCTATTACTCTCTCTTCCCACTACTCTCTTACATAGATTCTCCAACCTTAATTCCCTCAACCTCTCCTTCACTGTTCGTCTCATACCAATTACCTCACATTTCATTCACTCTTTGCTCCCTCTAAAGGCATTGACTAGTCTTACTTTGAGTCGGTGGACACTTTCAGATAATTTTCTTTATGCAATTGCAAGGGAAGCTCTTCCTTTAAGGAGGTTTGTCCTCCAAAATTGTACCGGCTATACTTACCATGGAATTTATTCTTTCTTATCTAAGTGTCAAACTATACGACATTTGGGTCTTCTAcaagattattttttaaataatcatcatATTGCTGACCTGTCTTTGATTCTTCCTGGTTTGGTGTCTATAAACCTCAGTCGATGTTGGAACCTCACAGAATCAGCCTTGTTTGCACTCATTAGTAACTGTCGTTCACTTTCTGAGATCACAATGGAATGCATTAATTTTCAGAATTCTCATTCTTGGATGGATTTTGATGTGATCCCTCAATTAAAGTCTCTATGTTTGGCATACAGTTGGCTGATAAATGATGAAGCCGTCATAATGTTTGCCTCGGTTCTTCCCAATTTGCAGCTTCTTGATTTGAGTTATTGTTATTGCATATCTGAAAATGGAGTGATAAAAGTGATTGAAAGGTGCACAGAGCTGAAGAAGATTGATTTGAGATATTGTAAGGAGGTGGATGCTGATGCCATTGTCTTGAGG ACTTACATTGGACAAGATCCTTTGGAACTCACAGGTTTTCGAGATCCAG GTTGTGACTGGGGATTTGAGGAGGGTCTCATAcatag ATATgaaacaaatctcacatcaaaccCGAAGGTTTATGCGGATATTGAGATAGTGTCGGCGCATAGAGGCAAACCAAAAATTTTAGAACCTGCAGATCTTAACATATATGAAGCTAAACAGAGAATCAAAACCTCGAGATGCCAACTCAGAACCAAAAACACACAAACGTGCAAAAGTATGAGCAACCACCATAGAGAACACACAACTCCAGATCTGAAGAAACCGAAAGTCGATCCGCCTGGAGTGATCATCGACGAAACCAAACCGGAGCAGGAAAGACAAAAACCGGCCAATCCATACAAGAAGAAGGGTGGAACCTGA